The following coding sequences are from one Cervus canadensis isolate Bull #8, Minnesota chromosome 4, ASM1932006v1, whole genome shotgun sequence window:
- the LOC122441017 gene encoding olfactory receptor 1361-like has product MGNQTQITEFVLLGLSQQPLQRQLLFSLSFILYLSGCLGNLLTILAIVLDPHLHSPMYFFLSNLSLLDICFISTTIPKMLVNHLCGLSTISFSACLAQMYFFIAFGAADSMLLLAMAYDRYLAVCSPLHYVTIMSVLRCALLVVIPWISANLISMVHTVLMSHLSFCTNRIPHFFCDINALVKLSCSDTQVNEMLVLVLGGPVVLISFVCIMASYTPIAMAVWKVPSVQGRWKAFSTCGSHLCVVCLFYGTVIGVYFTPASTHTTQRDMAATMMYTMVTPLLNPFIYSLRNRDLKGALRKLLLSRNPFAPASLETLFRPNCF; this is encoded by the coding sequence ATGGGCAATCAGACTCAAATCACTGAGTTCGTCCTCCTCGGCCTCTCCCAGCAGCCCCTGCAGAGACAGTTGCTCTTCAGCCTGTCCTTCATCCTGTATTTGAGTGGGTGCCTGGGGAATCTTCTCACCATCTTGGCCATCGTCTTGGACCCTCACCTCCACAgccccatgtatttcttcctcagCAACTTGTCTCTTCTTGACATCTGCTTTATCTCGACCACCATCCCCAAGATGCTGGTGAACCATCTGTGTGGGCTCAGCACCATCTCCTTCTCAGCTTGCCTGGCCCAGATGTATTTCTTCATTGCCTTTGGGGCAGCCGACAGCATGCTTCTCTTGGCCATGGCTTACGACCGCTACCTGGCCGTCTGCAGCCCACTGCACTACGTGACAATCATGAGTGTCCTTCGGTGTGCCTTGCTGGTGGTGATACCCTGGATCTCAGCCAACCTCATCTCCATGGTCCACACTGTCCTGATGTCCCACTTGTCCTTCTGCACCAATAGGATCCCACACTTCTTCTGTGACATCAATGCCTTGGTCAAGCTCTCCTGCTCTGACACCCAAGTCAACGAGATGCTGGTGTTGGTCCTTGGGGGCCCGGTGGTCCTCATCTCTTTCGTGTGCATCATGGCCTCTTACACACCCATTGCTATGGCTGTGTGGAAGGTGCCCTCAGTCCAGGGCAGGTGGAAAGCATTCTCCACGTGTGGCTCTCACCTTTGTGTTGTCTGTCTCTTCTATGGGACTGTCATTGGGGTCTACTTCACCCCTGCATCCACACACACCACCCAGAGGGACATGGCAGCCACAATGATGTACACCATGGTCACCCCCctgctgaaccccttcatctacagccTGAGAAACCGAGATCTGAAGGGGGCCCTCAGGAAACTTCTTCTCAGCAGGAACCCCTTTGCCCCAGCCTCTTTAGAGACTCTTTTTAGGCCtaattgcttttga
- the LOC122440659 gene encoding olfactory receptor 10H4-like — protein sequence MYLFTLLGNLLIMGTIWREHSLHTPMYLFLCALSISEILFTVTITPWMLADMLSTHRSITFVACASQMFFSFTFGYTHSFLLMIMGYDRYVAICHPLRYNVLMSPRDCARLVSCCWAGGSVMGMMVTLIVFHLTFCGSNEIHHFFCHIFSLLKLACGKETASLTLGVILVCVTALMGCLFLIVLSYVFIVAAILRIPSAEGRHKTFSTCVSHLTIVVVHYGFASLIYLKTKGPHSMDSNILMTTTYTVFTPFLSPIIFSLRNKELKNAIKRSFRRTFCPLNS from the coding sequence ATGTACCTGTTCACACTGCTGGGGAACCTGCTCATCATGGGCACAATCTGGAGGGAGCAcagcctccacacccccatgtacctCTTCCTGTGTGCCCTCTCCATCTCCGAGATCCTGTTCACTGTGACCATTACCCCTTGGATGCTGGCGGACATGCTCTCCACCCACCGCTCCATCACCTTTGTGGCCTGTGCCAGCCAGATGTTCTTCTCCTTTACGTTTGGCTACACCCACTCCTTCCTGCTCATGATCATGggctatgaccgctatgtggccatctgccaccccctgcGCTACAACGTGCTCATGAGCCCCCGTGACTGTGCCCGCCTTGTGTCCTGCTGCtgggctggtggctcagtcatgggGATGATGGTGACATTGATAGTTTTTCATCTCACCTTCTGTGGGTCCAATGAGATTCATCATTTTTTCTGCcatattttttccctcttgaaGTTGGCCTGTGGGAAAGAGACAGCCTCTCTCACCCTGGGTGTGATCCTGGTCTGTGTCACGGCCCTGATGGGGTGTTTATTCCTCATCGTCCTCTCCTATGTCTTCATCGTGGCTGCCATCTTGAGGATCCCCTCCGCTGAGGGCCGGCACAAGACCTTCTCCACCTGTGTCTCCCACCTCACCATAGTGGTCGTGCACTACGGTTTTGCCTCCCTCATCTACCTCAAGACCAAGGGGCCCCATTCTATGGACAGTAACATTCTGATGACCACCACTTATACAGTCTTCACCCCCTTTCTTAGCCCAATTATTTTCAGTCTTAGGAATAAGGAGCTGAAGAATGCCATAAAGAGAAGCTTCCGCAGAACTTTCTGTCCCCTAAACTCCTAA